From the genome of Paraclostridium sordellii, one region includes:
- a CDS encoding HNH endonuclease produces the protein MVHIRFKRYIQDEEANKFYKTYKWIKKRKEVLIRDNYECQECKKKGGYHKAECVHHIKELKKYPELALDINNLISLCNRCHNLIHEKHLARVKTKFINEERW, from the coding sequence ATGGTCCATATTAGATTTAAAAGATATATACAAGATGAAGAAGCTAATAAGTTTTACAAAACATATAAGTGGATTAAGAAAAGAAAAGAAGTTTTAATAAGAGATAACTATGAATGTCAAGAGTGTAAGAAGAAAGGTGGATACCATAAAGCTGAATGCGTTCATCATATTAAGGAGCTTAAGAAGTATCCTGAACTTGCACTAGATATAAATAATCTTATTAGTTTATGTAATAGATGTCATAACTTAATCCATGAAAAACACTTAGCTAGAGTTAAAACAAAATTCATAAATGAAGAAAGATGGTAA